In Chloroflexota bacterium, one genomic interval encodes:
- a CDS encoding ribulose-phosphate 3-epimerase, with the protein MRVLPAVLTSNPRELERMLHEAEAFTDRVQVDIMDGCFVSSESISAEDLARVKTRLLLEVHLMVMEPEAHLETFLKAGAGRVVFHFEATSSPSRTIALARHLGLGVGLALNPQTPVLEAKPLFGEVDFLLLLSVDPGFYGSPFLPSVLEKAKALRPLFPGEIGMDGGIKAGNIHQVKEAGVDYACLGSAIFRSPDPRKSFLALQALAQDKEAS; encoded by the coding sequence TTGAGGGTCCTCCCCGCGGTCCTGACCTCAAACCCGCGGGAGCTGGAGAGGATGCTCCATGAGGCCGAAGCCTTTACCGACCGGGTCCAGGTGGATATCATGGACGGTTGCTTTGTGTCCTCGGAAAGCATCTCGGCGGAGGACCTGGCCCGGGTCAAGACCCGTCTTCTTCTGGAGGTGCACCTGATGGTGATGGAGCCGGAGGCGCACCTGGAGACCTTCCTCAAGGCCGGGGCCGGGCGGGTTGTCTTTCACTTCGAGGCCACCTCTTCGCCTTCCCGGACCATCGCCCTGGCCCGCCACCTGGGCCTGGGAGTGGGCCTGGCCCTCAACCCCCAGACCCCTGTCCTGGAGGCGAAGCCGCTCTTTGGGGAGGTGGACTTCCTCCTCCTCCTCTCTGTTGACCCCGGTTTCTACGGGAGCCCCTTCCTTCCCTCGGTCCTGGAAAAGGCAAAGGCGCTCCGTCCCCTCTTCCCGGGGGAGATAGGCATGGACGGCGGGATAAAGGCGGGAAACATCCACCAGGTGAAGGAGGCGGGGGTGGACTACGCCTGCTTGGGCAGTGCCATCTTCAGGTCCCCTGACCCCCGGAAAAGCTTCCTGGCCCTCCAGGCCCTGGCCCAGGACAAGGAGGCCTCATGA
- the tal gene encoding transaldolase has translation MKSPLQQLAALGQSPWLDYISRELLEKLPHLIQAREVMGITSNPTIFEKAVSSGSDYDRKIEQMAQRGLSAHDIYQTLVVQDVARACDLLKGVYRATGARDGFVSLEVNPHLAGECMAQVGEADLLFRRVGRRNLLIKVPGTPRGLEATRRLIALGINVNITLLFSSGHYLGAARAYMKGLEDRLRQGQDLSRVASVASVFVSRIDTTVDRKLDEMGEEGRVLRGKAAVVNARLVYQTFRHTLASSRFKKLRNKGAGMQRLVWGSTSTKDPAYSDIKYVQELIGPDTINTIPLSTLEAFRDHGAARLTLEEGLEEARRDLEALSRLGIDLEEVGQELQDEGVKAFTRSHDNLIASIEAKRKAFLQGGFITGPPAG, from the coding sequence ATGAAGAGCCCTTTACAGCAACTGGCTGCCCTGGGGCAGAGCCCCTGGCTGGACTATATCTCCCGGGAGCTCTTGGAGAAGCTGCCCCACCTTATCCAGGCGAGGGAGGTCATGGGCATTACGTCCAACCCCACTATCTTTGAAAAAGCGGTAAGCTCGGGCTCTGATTACGACAGGAAGATAGAGCAGATGGCCCAGAGGGGCCTGTCCGCCCACGACATCTACCAGACCTTAGTCGTCCAGGATGTGGCCCGGGCCTGCGATCTGCTGAAGGGGGTCTACCGGGCCACGGGGGCCAGGGATGGCTTTGTCAGCCTGGAGGTGAACCCTCACCTGGCTGGGGAATGCATGGCCCAGGTAGGAGAAGCCGACCTGCTCTTCCGGCGGGTGGGGAGAAGGAATCTCCTTATCAAGGTCCCGGGTACCCCCCGGGGCCTGGAGGCCACCCGCCGCCTCATCGCCCTGGGTATCAACGTCAACATCACCCTTCTTTTCTCTTCGGGTCACTACCTGGGGGCGGCCCGGGCCTATATGAAGGGCCTTGAAGATAGGCTGAGACAGGGCCAGGACCTCTCTCGGGTAGCCTCTGTGGCCAGCGTCTTTGTCAGCCGCATAGATACGACGGTGGACCGCAAGCTGGATGAGATGGGGGAGGAGGGTCGGGTCTTGAGGGGCAAGGCGGCGGTGGTCAATGCCCGCCTTGTCTATCAGACGTTCCGACATACCCTGGCCTCATCCCGATTCAAGAAGCTGAGGAATAAGGGTGCAGGGATGCAGCGCCTGGTATGGGGCAGCACCAGCACCAAGGACCCGGCCTACAGCGATATCAAGTATGTCCAGGAGCTCATCGGCCCGGATACCATCAATACCATCCCCCTCTCCACCCTGGAGGCCTTCCGGGACCACGGGGCGGCGCGCCTCACCCTGGAGGAGGGGCTGGAGGAGGCCAGAAGGGACCTGGAGGCCCTCTCCCGCCTGGGGATAGACTTGGAGGAGGTCGGCCAGGAGCTCCAGGATGAGGGTGTAAAAGCCTTCACCCGGTCCCACGATAACCTCATAGCCTCCATAGAGGCCAAGAGAAAGGCCTTCCTCCAGGGGGGCTTTATAACAGGTCCTCCAGCTGGCTGA
- the ybeY gene encoding rRNA maturation RNase YbeY, producing MSWEINLQVAPGPRPVSNRWLVGLVGRLLGLMEIPAAEVGLVLTGEEEIRQLNHQFRGVDAPTDVLAFPLDGDPAFPSPDGRRHLGEVFISLPRARDQARAYRHPLKRELALLVAHGLLHLLGYDDQQPLAKRRMFREQARLLSQLEDLL from the coding sequence ATGTCCTGGGAGATAAATCTTCAGGTAGCCCCGGGCCCCCGCCCGGTGTCCAATAGATGGCTGGTGGGCCTGGTGGGGAGGCTCCTGGGGCTTATGGAAATACCCGCAGCCGAGGTGGGCCTGGTCCTCACGGGGGAGGAGGAGATAAGGCAGCTCAACCACCAGTTCCGGGGGGTGGACGCGCCCACCGATGTCCTGGCCTTCCCCCTGGATGGAGACCCCGCCTTCCCCTCCCCCGATGGCCGTCGCCACCTGGGAGAGGTCTTTATCTCCCTGCCCCGGGCCAGGGACCAGGCCCGGGCCTACCGCCACCCCTTAAAGCGGGAGCTGGCCCTCCTGGTGGCCCACGGCCTCCTCCACCTTTTGGGCTATGACGACCAGCAGCCCCTTGCAAAGAGAAGGATGTTCAGGGAGCAGGCCCGCCTCCTCAGCCAGCTGGAGGACCTGTTATAA
- a CDS encoding Lrp/AsnC ligand binding domain-containing protein — protein MTRAYILIETSVGKTRDVVSVLKGLEGIKSVDPVTGPYDIIVVVEGKDLNSIGELVTGKVHPIVGVTRTVTCLAI, from the coding sequence ATGACCAGGGCCTATATCCTTATTGAGACCTCGGTGGGGAAGACCCGGGATGTAGTGTCTGTCCTCAAGGGCTTGGAGGGGATAAAGTCGGTGGACCCGGTCACCGGGCCCTACGATATCATCGTGGTGGTGGAGGGGAAAGACCTGAATTCCATAGGGGAGCTGGTTACGGGGAAGGTCCACCCCATCGTGGGGGTGACCCGCACCGTAACCTGCCTGGCTATCTAG
- a CDS encoding phage portal protein, with protein MEVPFPQKLARLDLERLRAYQENLDFYNGHQWPSRTRPRRERQLTFNYARVFTEKVTSYLMSGVTLVVEPWDSSPPARERALRAEVALRQVAEENSLEGLDFDTEMDCAILGDGGYKVTWDGGQVRITAPDVQGLYAWWAGDHMGQVWRVACRYRLSAEEIELLYSRKLTLGRREGVVVEVWTAKDFELWLDNALLEHKANPYGFIPFVIYPNIREPKKFWGVSDIPALKEAARELNRALSQLSMILELSGNPIAVLENVEDARDIAVQPGAVWELPDRAKAYLLDLLQGGGIRLHIDYIDLLYRTLHDLSEAPRTAFGDNRQGLSGVALEMELHPLLQKVRRKRLVRAQAYRKRAEMTLRLLELRTGQSFLPCRIRVVWGPVLPQDRSRQVRDEQALVASGLHSRRRAMDNLGVEDAEEEFQRWLEEERLMKGGGDGRGPDERAGG; from the coding sequence ATGGAAGTCCCGTTTCCCCAGAAGCTGGCCCGCCTGGACCTGGAGAGGCTCCGGGCCTACCAGGAGAACCTGGATTTCTACAACGGCCACCAGTGGCCCAGCCGCACCCGGCCCCGCCGGGAGCGCCAGCTTACCTTCAACTATGCCCGCGTTTTCACGGAGAAGGTCACCTCCTATTTGATGAGCGGGGTGACCCTGGTGGTGGAGCCCTGGGACTCCTCGCCACCGGCCCGGGAGAGGGCCCTCCGGGCCGAGGTGGCCCTGCGCCAGGTGGCCGAAGAAAACAGCCTTGAAGGGCTGGACTTTGACACGGAGATGGACTGCGCCATCCTGGGGGACGGCGGCTACAAGGTCACCTGGGACGGAGGGCAAGTGCGGATTACCGCCCCCGACGTCCAGGGCCTCTACGCCTGGTGGGCCGGGGACCACATGGGCCAGGTATGGAGAGTGGCCTGCCGCTACCGCCTCAGCGCCGAGGAGATTGAGCTCCTCTACAGCCGCAAGCTGACGTTGGGCAGAAGGGAAGGGGTGGTTGTGGAAGTGTGGACGGCAAAGGACTTTGAGCTCTGGCTGGACAACGCCCTCCTGGAGCACAAGGCCAACCCCTACGGCTTTATCCCCTTCGTCATCTACCCCAACATTAGGGAGCCCAAGAAATTCTGGGGGGTCTCCGATATCCCGGCCCTCAAGGAGGCGGCGCGGGAGCTGAACCGGGCCCTCTCCCAGCTCTCCATGATATTGGAGCTCTCGGGCAACCCCATCGCCGTCCTGGAGAATGTGGAGGATGCCCGGGACATCGCCGTCCAGCCGGGGGCGGTGTGGGAGTTGCCGGACAGGGCCAAGGCCTATTTGCTGGACCTGCTCCAGGGGGGAGGCATCCGCCTGCACATAGACTACATTGACCTCCTCTACCGCACCCTCCACGACCTCTCCGAGGCCCCCCGCACCGCCTTCGGCGACAACCGCCAGGGGCTCTCCGGGGTGGCCCTGGAGATGGAGCTCCACCCCCTCCTCCAGAAGGTGCGCCGCAAGAGGCTCGTCCGCGCCCAGGCCTACCGGAAGCGGGCGGAAATGACACTGAGGCTGCTGGAGCTGAGGACCGGCCAGTCCTTCCTCCCCTGCCGTATCCGGGTCGTTTGGGGGCCGGTGCTGCCCCAGGACCGCAGCCGCCAGGTGAGGGACGAGCAGGCGCTGGTGGCCTCGGGCCTTCACAGCCGGAGGCGGGCCATGGACAACCTGGGGGTAGAGGACGCCGAGGAGGAGTTCCAGCGCTGGCTGGAGGAGGAAAGACTGATGAAAGGAGGTGGAGATGGAAGAGGACCGGATGAAAGAGCTGGAGGATAG
- a CDS encoding phage major capsid protein, whose amino-acid sequence MALTLAEAAKLSQDTLLVGVVETIVNESPVLQVLPFIEVVGNGLTYNREATLPTAGFYDVGDTWTESTPTFTQVTANLKVLGGDADVDSFLAATRSNIQDLEAAVVQLKAKAVQRKFDDTYINGDTAVDAKAFDGIDKLSDSGQTVSMGANGGTLTLDKLDEMIDKVKAGKPHLLLMSRRSRRKLTSLARTGNILETDRNQFGQMVQYYDGIPIGINDWISDAKTVGTSTDCSTIYSQQIGEGALAGLTAPGGLQIERVGSLETKDATRTRVKWYVSLALFSTLKLARLTGVRD is encoded by the coding sequence ATGGCACTAACCCTGGCGGAAGCCGCCAAGCTTTCCCAAGACACCCTGCTGGTGGGGGTTGTGGAGACAATTGTCAACGAGAGCCCGGTGCTCCAGGTCCTCCCTTTCATTGAGGTGGTGGGCAACGGCCTCACCTACAACCGGGAGGCTACCCTGCCTACGGCCGGTTTCTATGATGTGGGGGACACCTGGACCGAGTCCACCCCCACCTTTACCCAGGTGACGGCCAACCTGAAGGTGCTGGGCGGGGATGCGGACGTGGACAGCTTCCTCGCCGCCACCCGGAGCAACATCCAGGACCTGGAGGCTGCTGTTGTCCAGCTCAAGGCAAAGGCGGTGCAGCGGAAGTTCGATGATACCTATATCAACGGGGACACCGCCGTGGACGCCAAGGCCTTTGACGGCATCGACAAGCTCTCAGATAGCGGGCAGACGGTGAGCATGGGGGCCAACGGGGGGACCCTGACCCTGGACAAGCTGGATGAGATGATTGACAAGGTGAAGGCGGGCAAGCCCCACCTGCTTCTCATGAGCCGGCGCTCCCGGAGGAAGCTCACCTCCCTGGCCCGGACCGGCAATATCCTGGAGACGGACCGCAACCAGTTTGGCCAGATGGTCCAGTACTACGACGGCATCCCCATCGGCATCAACGACTGGATTTCCGACGCCAAGACGGTGGGCACCTCCACCGACTGCTCCACCATCTACTCCCAGCAGATTGGGGAGGGGGCCCTGGCTGGCCTGACCGCCCCCGGTGGCCTCCAGATAGAGAGGGTGGGGAGCCTGGAGACCAAGGACGCCACACGCACCAGGGTGAAGTGGTATGTCTCCCTGGCCCTTTTCAGCACCCTGAAGCTGGCCAGGCTCACCGGAGTCAGGGACTAG
- the meaB gene encoding methylmalonyl Co-A mutase-associated GTPase MeaB: MLAGDEKPLARLITMVEREGLEVPLIMRLLQPHLGRAYTIGITGPSGSGKSTLVDRLTSLIRKEGSTVGIIAVDPTSPFSGGAVLGDRIRMQQHYLDEGVFIRSMATRGSAGGLPPTARGVIRLLDAFGKDYILVETAGVGQTELDVMEMADTVIVVLTPETGDAIQTMKAGLLEIADIFVVNKADREGAGYLLAELMAMLRLHPSGPGWQPPVLAAQAVNDIGIQEVLQAIQDHRRALEETGRLGERRKEQRRKEFLQAVERRLTARLKEATEKDGELLSYLERVEKGELDPYSACQEVLANGRLLQSWLEEG, translated from the coding sequence ATGCTGGCCGGCGATGAGAAGCCGCTGGCCCGTCTCATCACTATGGTGGAGAGGGAAGGCCTTGAGGTGCCCCTCATCATGCGCCTCCTCCAGCCCCACCTGGGGAGGGCCTATACCATAGGGATAACCGGGCCCTCCGGGAGCGGGAAGAGCACCCTGGTGGACCGGCTCACCTCACTTATCAGGAAGGAGGGCTCCACAGTGGGCATTATCGCTGTGGACCCCACCAGCCCCTTCTCTGGCGGGGCGGTGCTGGGGGACCGCATCAGGATGCAGCAGCACTACCTGGACGAAGGGGTCTTCATCCGCAGTATGGCCACCCGGGGCAGCGCCGGGGGCCTGCCTCCCACCGCCAGGGGGGTAATCAGGCTCCTGGACGCCTTCGGCAAGGACTATATCCTTGTGGAGACGGCGGGGGTGGGGCAGACGGAGCTGGATGTCATGGAGATGGCCGATACGGTGATAGTGGTCCTGACGCCTGAGACCGGCGACGCCATCCAGACCATGAAGGCTGGCCTCCTGGAGATTGCCGATATCTTTGTGGTGAACAAGGCCGACAGGGAGGGGGCCGGCTATCTTCTGGCCGAGCTAATGGCTATGCTCCGCCTCCACCCCTCCGGGCCCGGGTGGCAGCCACCGGTGCTGGCCGCCCAGGCAGTGAACGATATCGGCATCCAGGAGGTCCTTCAGGCCATCCAAGACCACCGGCGGGCCCTGGAAGAAACGGGCCGTCTCGGGGAGCGCCGGAAGGAGCAGAGGCGGAAAGAGTTCCTCCAGGCAGTCGAGAGGAGGCTTACCGCCCGCCTGAAGGAGGCCACTGAGAAGGACGGGGAACTCCTTTCATATCTGGAGAGGGTGGAGAAAGGGGAGCTGGACCCCTACTCCGCCTGCCAGGAGGTCCTGGCCAATGGAAGGCTCCTTCAGAGCTGGCTTGAGGAGGGCTGA